From Streptomyces zhihengii, the proteins below share one genomic window:
- a CDS encoding ECF transporter S component — MRLGLRSAAALVLVSAVGAVFFGWPLLADRDSGLAAHSGDAPWLFGALLPLLVAVVVATIADSGMDAKAVAMLGVLAAVGAALRPLGAGTAGLEPMFFLMVLSGRVLGPGFGFVLGAVTMFASALLTGGVGPWMPFQMLSMAWFTMGAGLLPGAERLRGRAELAMLALYGAFAAFAYGTVMNLYGWTIITGMASGISYHPGDPVQDNLVRFLAYVTATSLGWDLGRAVLTVVLTLTLGGTLLRALRRATRRAAFEARVTFEESSGAPRG; from the coding sequence GTGCGGCTGGGGCTCCGGTCGGCGGCCGCGCTGGTCCTCGTCAGCGCGGTCGGTGCGGTCTTCTTCGGCTGGCCGCTGCTGGCGGACCGGGACTCGGGGCTCGCGGCGCACTCCGGGGACGCGCCGTGGCTGTTCGGCGCGCTGCTGCCGCTGCTGGTCGCCGTGGTCGTGGCGACGATCGCGGACTCCGGCATGGACGCCAAGGCGGTGGCGATGCTGGGCGTGCTCGCCGCGGTCGGTGCCGCGCTGCGCCCGCTGGGCGCGGGGACGGCCGGGCTGGAACCGATGTTCTTCCTGATGGTGCTCAGCGGGCGGGTGCTCGGGCCGGGCTTCGGCTTCGTGCTCGGGGCGGTGACGATGTTCGCCTCCGCGCTGCTGACCGGCGGCGTGGGCCCGTGGATGCCGTTCCAGATGCTGTCGATGGCCTGGTTCACCATGGGCGCCGGGCTGCTGCCCGGCGCGGAACGGCTGCGGGGCCGGGCCGAGCTGGCGATGCTCGCGCTGTACGGGGCGTTCGCGGCCTTCGCCTACGGCACGGTCATGAACCTCTACGGCTGGACGATCATCACCGGCATGGCGTCCGGCATCTCGTACCACCCGGGGGACCCGGTGCAGGACAACCTGGTGCGCTTCCTCGCGTACGTGACGGCGACCTCGCTGGGCTGGGACCTGGGGCGGGCGGTGCTGACGGTGGTGCTGACGCTCACCCTCGGCGGCACGCTGCTGAGGGCGCTGCGCCGGGCCACCCGGCGGGCGGCCTTCGAGGCGCGGGTCACCTTCGAGGAGTCCTCCGGGGCGCCGCGCGGGTGA
- a CDS encoding aggregation-promoting factor C-terminal-like domain-containing protein, with translation MSRSPITRFTARHKSVVAGAAVLLGTAGAVLGTSSAASAAPASPQQIAKKMMPAGEYACFSKIVEHESHWDHTATNASSGAYGLVQALPGSKMASAGTDWKTNPQTQIEWGLDYMKDRYGSPCGAWDFWQNNHWY, from the coding sequence TTGTCCCGTTCGCCGATCACCCGCTTCACCGCCCGCCACAAGTCCGTCGTCGCCGGTGCCGCCGTGCTCCTCGGCACGGCCGGCGCGGTGCTGGGGACGTCCTCGGCGGCCTCGGCCGCCCCCGCCTCCCCGCAGCAGATCGCGAAGAAGATGATGCCCGCGGGCGAGTACGCGTGCTTCAGCAAGATCGTCGAGCACGAGTCCCACTGGGACCACACCGCGACCAATGCCTCCTCCGGCGCGTACGGCCTGGTCCAGGCGCTGCCGGGCTCGAAGATGGCCTCCGCGGGCACGGACTGGAAGACCAACCCGCAGACCCAGATCGAGTGGGGCCTGGACTACATGAAGGACCGTTACGGCAGCCCGTGCGGCGCCTGGGACTTCTGGCAGAACAACCACTGGTACTGA
- a CDS encoding prenyltransferase/squalene oxidase repeat-containing protein: MTTVRRGSAAFAVAAVLAAATAPAALAAPSPSPSPSDALPSGLYGTGDPTYDGVWRQSLALLAQDTVGVVPAAKAVDLLAGQSCDGGGFPSYRADTSKPCDAKLPLDTNASAAAVQALAALGGREAVVTRTTDWLKSVQNEDGGWGYNPGGASDANSTSVVVGALRAAGQDPAKVTSPGGRSPLDALLTFAQPCDAKEAGAFVYQPKTPGIVADSTAAAVLAASGQGLAATAGPAAPGAATACTDGKDLAAAARNGALYLSGALAKSGHLDTAPMPGADDSSPKPDFGNTADAVVALSAQGMTEQAGASLTWLQQNAAAWAKETGPAAYAQLVLAAHATGTDPKAFGSTDLVAGLNATGPAPESAKDASPSPSKTDGEDEKKDDDSPLSTWWIVGVFFVAAVGIGFLFSGRRKNQL; this comes from the coding sequence ATGACCACCGTCCGCCGCGGCTCCGCCGCGTTCGCCGTCGCCGCCGTGCTGGCCGCGGCCACCGCCCCGGCGGCCCTCGCCGCGCCGTCCCCGTCGCCCTCGCCGTCCGACGCCCTCCCGTCCGGCCTGTACGGCACGGGCGATCCGACGTACGACGGCGTGTGGCGGCAGTCGCTCGCGCTGCTCGCCCAGGACACGGTCGGCGTGGTCCCCGCCGCGAAGGCCGTCGACCTGCTGGCCGGTCAGAGCTGCGACGGCGGCGGGTTCCCGTCGTACCGCGCCGACACGTCGAAGCCGTGCGACGCGAAGCTGCCGCTGGACACCAACGCGAGCGCCGCCGCCGTGCAGGCGCTCGCCGCGCTGGGCGGCCGGGAGGCGGTCGTCACCAGGACCACCGACTGGCTGAAGTCGGTGCAGAACGAGGACGGCGGCTGGGGCTACAACCCCGGCGGCGCCAGCGACGCCAACTCCACCTCCGTCGTCGTCGGCGCGCTCCGCGCGGCCGGCCAGGACCCGGCGAAGGTCACCTCCCCCGGCGGCAGGAGCCCGCTCGACGCGCTGCTGACGTTCGCGCAGCCCTGCGACGCGAAGGAGGCCGGCGCCTTCGTCTACCAGCCGAAGACCCCCGGCATCGTCGCCGACTCGACCGCGGCCGCCGTGCTCGCCGCGAGCGGCCAGGGCTTGGCCGCCACCGCCGGCCCCGCGGCCCCCGGGGCGGCCACCGCCTGCACCGACGGCAAGGACCTCGCCGCCGCCGCGCGCAACGGCGCCCTCTACCTGTCGGGCGCCCTCGCGAAGTCCGGCCACCTCGACACCGCGCCGATGCCCGGCGCCGACGACTCCTCCCCCAAGCCCGACTTCGGCAACACCGCCGACGCGGTCGTCGCGCTCTCCGCGCAGGGGATGACCGAGCAGGCCGGCGCCTCCCTGACCTGGCTCCAGCAGAACGCCGCCGCCTGGGCGAAGGAGACCGGCCCCGCCGCGTACGCCCAGCTCGTCCTGGCCGCGCACGCCACCGGCACCGACCCGAAGGCGTTCGGCTCCACCGACCTCGTCGCGGGTCTGAACGCGACCGGCCCGGCGCCCGAGTCGGCGAAGGACGCCTCCCCGAGCCCCTCGAAGACGGACGGCGAGGACGAGAAGAAGGACGACGACTCCCCGCTGTCCACCTGGTGGATCGTCGGCGTCTTCTTCGTCGCCGCGGTCGGCATCGGGTTCCTGTTCAGCGGACGCCGGAAGAACCAGCTCTGA
- a CDS encoding SCO2322 family protein, whose amino-acid sequence MRRRILAVLGLGALLAVLAAAPAQAAGYRYWSFWQSTGGAWTYATEGPATARPADGSVNGFRFSVSEDSGDSAQPRTAPDFAAVCADTPAREGTKRVALVVDFGTPEDAVPGETPPATRTACARLAPDATSAEALAQVAKPLRYNGDALLCAISGYPRAGCGEKVSGADPAGSTAPRDTAAGEPADDAGSGPSVGVYAGIAAVLALGAAALWQSRRRRG is encoded by the coding sequence ATGCGTCGCCGGATCCTCGCCGTCCTCGGGCTCGGCGCGCTGCTCGCCGTGCTGGCGGCCGCGCCCGCCCAGGCCGCCGGCTACCGCTACTGGTCGTTCTGGCAGAGCACCGGCGGCGCCTGGACGTACGCGACGGAGGGCCCCGCCACCGCGCGCCCCGCCGACGGCTCGGTGAACGGCTTCCGGTTCTCCGTCAGCGAGGACAGCGGCGACTCGGCCCAGCCGCGCACCGCCCCCGACTTCGCGGCGGTGTGCGCGGACACGCCCGCGCGCGAGGGCACCAAGCGGGTGGCGCTCGTCGTCGACTTCGGCACCCCCGAGGACGCCGTGCCCGGCGAGACGCCGCCCGCGACGCGCACCGCCTGCGCCCGCCTCGCCCCGGACGCGACGTCCGCGGAGGCCCTGGCCCAGGTCGCGAAGCCGCTGCGCTACAACGGCGACGCGCTGCTGTGCGCCATCTCCGGCTACCCGAGGGCGGGGTGCGGCGAGAAGGTCTCCGGGGCCGATCCGGCGGGCTCGACGGCCCCGCGGGACACGGCGGCCGGCGAGCCGGCGGACGACGCGGGCTCCGGCCCGTCCGTCGGCGTGTACGCGGGCATCGCCGCCGTCCTCGCGCTCGGCGCGGCGGCCCTGTGGCAGTCCCGCCGCCGCCGCGGATGA
- a CDS encoding antibiotic biosynthesis monooxygenase family protein has product MSIVKINVLSVPAEQRETLEKRFSSRAGAVESSDGFEWFELLRPVEGTDQYLVYTRWRDEAAFQAWMEGPMKAAHQGGQGGPGGQGGEAGGERPRPAASASTLWSFEVVQQAAPKSA; this is encoded by the coding sequence ATGAGCATCGTGAAGATCAATGTGCTGAGCGTCCCGGCCGAGCAGCGGGAGACGCTGGAGAAGCGGTTCTCCTCGCGGGCCGGGGCCGTGGAGTCGTCCGACGGCTTCGAGTGGTTCGAGCTGCTGCGCCCCGTGGAGGGCACCGACCAGTACCTCGTCTACACCCGCTGGCGTGACGAGGCCGCCTTCCAGGCGTGGATGGAGGGCCCGATGAAGGCCGCCCACCAGGGCGGTCAGGGCGGCCCCGGCGGTCAGGGCGGCGAAGCGGGCGGCGAGCGGCCCAGGCCCGCCGCCTCCGCCTCGACGCTCTGGTCCTTCGAGGTGGTCCAGCAGGCGGCGCCGAAGTCCGCCTGA
- a CDS encoding O-methyltransferase — protein sequence MTTQDRWNAVDQYVTELLAPADEALDAALAASAAAGLPPIAVAPNQGKFLHLLARVMGARRILEIGTLGGYSAIWLARALPENGRLISLEFDPAHADVARANLEHAGLGAVAEVRTGAALDLLPRIEKEPGAGPFDLVFVDADKVNNPRYVEWALRLTRPGSLIVVDNVVRGGAVTDASSGDPAVTGTREMFELVANEPRLDATAVQTVGVKGWDGLLVARVVG from the coding sequence ATGACGACTCAGGACAGGTGGAACGCGGTCGACCAGTACGTCACCGAACTGCTGGCGCCCGCGGACGAGGCGCTCGACGCGGCCCTCGCGGCGAGCGCGGCGGCCGGGCTGCCGCCGATCGCGGTGGCCCCCAACCAGGGCAAGTTCCTGCATCTGCTGGCCCGGGTGATGGGTGCGCGGCGGATCCTGGAGATCGGTACGCTCGGCGGCTATTCGGCGATCTGGCTGGCGCGCGCCCTGCCGGAGAACGGCCGGCTGATCTCGCTGGAGTTCGACCCGGCGCACGCGGACGTCGCCCGCGCGAATCTGGAGCACGCGGGGCTGGGCGCGGTGGCCGAGGTGCGCACCGGGGCCGCGCTCGACCTGCTGCCGCGCATCGAGAAGGAGCCCGGCGCGGGCCCGTTCGACCTGGTCTTCGTCGACGCGGACAAGGTCAACAACCCGCGCTACGTGGAGTGGGCGCTGCGGCTGACCCGTCCGGGCAGCCTGATCGTCGTGGACAACGTCGTGCGCGGCGGCGCCGTGACGGACGCGTCGAGCGGGGACCCGGCGGTCACGGGGACCAGGGAGATGTTCGAACTCGTCGCGAACGAGCCCCGGCTGGACGCCACCGCCGTCCAGACCGTGGGCGTGAAGGGCTGGGACGGTCTGCTGGTGGCCCGCGTCGTCGGGTGA
- a CDS encoding glycosyltransferase family 4 protein: MTAEAIEIGPRTGASADGGAPLRIALLTYKGNPFCGGQGVYTRHLSRELARLGHHVEVIGAQPYPVLDEGVPLTELASLDLYRSPDPFRTPKRDEYRDWIDAVEVATMWTGGFPEPLTFSLRARRHLRARRGDFDVVHDNQTLGYGLLGDIGAPLVTTIHHPITVDRQLDLDAAADIKRRLSVRRWYGFTRMQKRVARRLPSVLTVSGSSRQEITEHLGVRDDRIHVVHIGADTDLFSPDPSVAQVPGRIVTTSSADVPLKGLVHLVEALAKLRTEQPDAHLVVVGKRAEDGPVAQMIERHGLGDAIRFVKGITDAELVDLVRSAQIACVPSLYEGFSLPAAEAMATGTPLVATTGGAIPEVAGTDGETCLAVPPGDSDALAAALRRLLGDEDLRTRLGAAGRARVLARFTWKQAAIGTAERYREAIAASRTSVRTP, translated from the coding sequence GTGACCGCAGAGGCCATAGAGATCGGCCCCCGCACGGGCGCGTCCGCCGACGGCGGCGCCCCCCTGCGCATCGCGCTCCTGACCTACAAGGGGAACCCGTTCTGCGGCGGACAGGGCGTCTACACCCGCCATCTGTCGCGTGAACTCGCCCGCCTCGGCCACCATGTCGAGGTCATCGGCGCCCAGCCGTACCCGGTGCTCGACGAGGGCGTCCCGCTGACCGAGCTGGCCAGCCTGGACCTGTACCGCAGCCCCGACCCGTTCCGCACCCCGAAGCGGGACGAGTACCGCGACTGGATCGACGCCGTCGAGGTCGCCACCATGTGGACCGGCGGCTTCCCCGAGCCGCTCACCTTCTCCCTGCGGGCCCGGCGCCATCTGCGCGCCCGCCGGGGCGACTTCGACGTCGTCCACGACAACCAGACCCTCGGCTACGGGCTCCTCGGCGACATCGGCGCCCCCCTCGTCACCACCATCCACCACCCGATCACGGTGGACCGGCAGCTCGACCTGGACGCGGCCGCCGACATCAAGCGCCGCCTGTCGGTGCGCCGCTGGTACGGCTTCACCCGGATGCAGAAGCGCGTCGCCCGCCGCCTGCCCTCGGTGCTCACCGTCTCCGGCTCCTCCCGCCAGGAGATCACCGAGCACCTCGGTGTCCGCGACGACCGCATCCACGTCGTCCACATCGGCGCCGACACCGACCTCTTCTCGCCGGATCCGTCCGTCGCCCAGGTCCCCGGCCGGATCGTCACCACCTCCAGCGCCGACGTGCCCCTCAAGGGGCTCGTCCACCTCGTCGAGGCGCTCGCCAAGCTGCGCACCGAGCAGCCGGACGCCCACCTCGTCGTCGTCGGCAAGCGCGCCGAGGACGGCCCCGTCGCGCAGATGATCGAGCGCCACGGGCTGGGCGACGCCATCCGCTTCGTCAAGGGCATCACCGACGCCGAGCTCGTCGACCTGGTGCGCAGCGCCCAGATCGCCTGTGTGCCGTCGCTGTACGAGGGCTTCTCGCTGCCCGCGGCCGAGGCGATGGCCACCGGCACCCCGCTGGTCGCCACCACCGGCGGCGCGATCCCCGAGGTCGCCGGCACCGACGGCGAGACCTGTCTCGCGGTGCCGCCCGGCGACTCCGACGCGCTCGCCGCCGCCCTGCGCCGGCTCCTCGGCGACGAGGACCTGCGCACCCGGCTCGGCGCCGCGGGCCGGGCCCGGGTCCTCGCCCGCTTCACCTGGAAGCAGGCGGCGATCGGCACCGCCGAGCGCTACCGGGAGGCCATCGCCGCGTCCCGGACCTCCGTCCGCACCCCCTGA
- a CDS encoding DUF2330 domain-containing protein, with the protein MLTVMIALLALQFGSLVAPAHACGCGAMIPDRNARISVGRETSVVAWDGRTEQIVMRFTVGGDAPRAAWIMPVPGRAEVELGEAALFDELVRAAAPEHRERPYFWPRGGDWPFDDVDGAGAAAPLPGAAGVDVVGRERLGDFDVARLASADPGALSRWLGENGFDLPEGLTEDLRPYTDRGWEYVAVRLAPREEGAVLRGALDPLRITFASDELVYPMRLSRRAATPQSLGLFVLAAHRMEPVSAIGGREPEVTFAGKVAPTGAVGRLTGGEERFLTVLDQSFPEPGRIDGDHELRPAAEDTSFRRVVYEDELLTFAGIPAWLLTSGGGAALLTGLGAWVLRARRTRPVAPPAPVTVPPPLG; encoded by the coding sequence ATGCTCACCGTGATGATCGCGCTGCTGGCACTCCAGTTCGGCTCGCTGGTCGCGCCGGCCCATGCCTGCGGCTGCGGCGCGATGATCCCGGACAGGAACGCGCGGATCTCGGTCGGCCGGGAGACCTCGGTGGTGGCCTGGGACGGCCGCACCGAGCAGATCGTCATGCGGTTCACCGTCGGCGGCGACGCCCCGCGGGCGGCGTGGATCATGCCGGTGCCGGGCCGCGCAGAGGTGGAGCTCGGGGAGGCCGCGCTCTTCGACGAGCTGGTGCGGGCGGCCGCGCCCGAGCACCGGGAGCGCCCCTACTTCTGGCCGCGCGGCGGGGACTGGCCGTTCGACGACGTGGACGGGGCGGGCGCTGCGGCCCCCCTCCCGGGCGCCGCCGGTGTGGACGTCGTCGGCCGTGAACGGCTCGGCGACTTCGACGTGGCGCGGCTGGCGTCCGCCGACCCCGGGGCGCTGAGCCGCTGGCTCGGCGAGAACGGCTTCGACCTGCCGGAGGGGCTCACCGAGGACCTGCGGCCGTACACCGACCGGGGCTGGGAGTACGTGGCGGTCCGGCTGGCGCCCCGCGAGGAGGGCGCGGTGCTGCGGGGCGCGCTGGACCCGCTGAGGATCACCTTCGCCAGTGACGAGCTGGTCTACCCGATGCGCCTCTCGCGCCGTGCGGCGACGCCGCAGTCGCTCGGCCTGTTCGTGCTGGCCGCCCACCGGATGGAGCCCGTCTCGGCGATCGGCGGCCGGGAGCCCGAGGTCACCTTCGCCGGGAAGGTCGCGCCGACCGGGGCGGTGGGCCGCCTCACCGGCGGGGAGGAACGCTTCCTCACGGTGCTCGACCAGAGCTTCCCCGAGCCCGGCAGGATCGACGGCGACCACGAACTGCGCCCGGCCGCCGAGGACACATCCTTTCGGCGGGTGGTGTACGAGGACGAACTGCTGACGTTCGCCGGCATTCCGGCGTGGCTGCTGACGTCCGGCGGCGGCGCCGCGCTCCTGACCGGGCTGGGCGCATGGGTGCTGCGGGCCCGCCGCACGCGTCCCGTCGCCCCGCCGGCCCCGGTGACGGTGCCGCCCCCGCTCGGCTGA
- a CDS encoding energy-coupling factor transporter transmembrane protein EcfT produces the protein MATRSNSLHAGAWWLWAVGLAVAASRTTNPLLLGLLVGVAGYVVAARRTDAPWARSYGAFVKLGLFVIAVRIVFSVALGSPIPGTHLLFTLPEVPMPDWADGIRLGGRVTGEQLLFALYDGAKLATLLICVGAANALANPARLLKSLPGALYEAGVAVVVAMTFAPNMVADVLRLRTARRLRGRSTGGVAAVAQIALPVLEGALERSVALAASMDARGYGRTAQVPRAVRRTTAVLTLGGLLGVCAGSYGLLAAEGAGYAVPLMAAGLAAAAVGLWLGGRRSARSRYRPDRWGARSWLVAGSGAAVALLMIRAASLDPAALHPGVVPPTVPELPLWPALSVLIGLLPAFVAPLPPAAAGRVPHTPEHAPEGPEEPSK, from the coding sequence GTGGCGACGCGGAGCAACTCGCTGCACGCCGGGGCGTGGTGGCTGTGGGCCGTGGGCCTCGCGGTGGCCGCGTCGCGGACCACCAACCCGCTCCTGCTCGGACTGCTCGTCGGCGTCGCCGGATACGTGGTGGCGGCGCGGCGCACGGACGCGCCGTGGGCGCGGTCGTACGGGGCGTTCGTGAAGCTCGGGCTGTTCGTGATCGCGGTCCGGATCGTGTTCTCCGTCGCGCTCGGCTCCCCCATCCCCGGCACCCATCTGCTGTTCACGCTCCCCGAGGTGCCGATGCCCGACTGGGCGGACGGCATCCGCCTCGGCGGCCGGGTCACCGGGGAGCAGCTCCTGTTCGCGCTGTACGACGGGGCCAAGCTGGCGACGCTGCTGATCTGCGTCGGCGCGGCCAACGCGCTCGCCAACCCGGCCCGGCTGCTCAAGTCGCTGCCCGGGGCGCTGTACGAGGCCGGTGTCGCGGTCGTCGTCGCGATGACCTTCGCGCCGAACATGGTCGCCGACGTGCTCCGGCTGCGCACGGCCCGCAGGCTGCGCGGCCGCTCCACCGGCGGGGTGGCGGCCGTCGCCCAGATCGCGCTGCCGGTGCTGGAGGGCGCGCTGGAGCGGTCCGTCGCCCTCGCCGCGTCGATGGACGCGCGCGGTTACGGGCGCACCGCGCAGGTGCCGCGCGCCGTGCGCCGCACCACGGCCGTGCTGACGCTCGGCGGGCTGCTCGGCGTCTGCGCCGGGTCGTACGGGCTGCTGGCGGCCGAGGGCGCGGGCTACGCCGTGCCGCTGATGGCCGCGGGGCTGGCCGCCGCCGCCGTGGGGCTGTGGCTGGGCGGGCGGCGTTCGGCGCGCAGCCGCTACCGGCCCGACCGCTGGGGCGCCCGGTCCTGGCTGGTCGCGGGTTCGGGGGCGGCCGTGGCCCTGCTGATGATCCGGGCCGCTTCGCTGGACCCGGCGGCCCTGCACCCCGGCGTCGTACCGCCGACCGTGCCCGAACTGCCGCTGTGGCCCGCGCTGTCGGTGCTGATCGGTCTGCTGCCCGCGTTCGTCGCACCGCTGCCGCCCGCCGCCGCGGGCCGCGTCCCGCACACCCCCGAGCACGCGCCCGAAGGACCCGAGGAGCCGAGCAAGTGA
- a CDS encoding TetR family transcriptional regulator, with amino-acid sequence MTAEASGAAPGATPLVGGAPALTERQEARRRRILAATTQLACRGGFDAVQMREVAEAAEVALGTLYRYFPSKIHLLVATMQDQLAHLHTTLRRRPPAGDSAAERVAETLMRAFRALQREPHLADAMARALTFADRSVSAEVDAVSRRTAAIILDATGLTDPTPDQLSAIRVIEHTWHATLIAWLSGRASISQVRADLDTVCRLIDLPPAG; translated from the coding sequence ATGACAGCGGAAGCCAGCGGGGCCGCGCCGGGGGCCACGCCCCTGGTCGGCGGCGCACCGGCCCTCACCGAGCGCCAGGAGGCGCGCCGGCGCCGCATCCTGGCGGCCACCACCCAACTGGCCTGCCGGGGCGGCTTCGACGCCGTCCAGATGCGTGAGGTGGCCGAGGCGGCCGAGGTCGCGCTCGGCACCCTCTACCGCTACTTCCCCTCCAAGATCCATCTGCTGGTCGCCACGATGCAGGACCAGCTGGCGCACCTGCACACCACGCTGCGCAGGCGCCCGCCGGCCGGCGACTCGGCCGCGGAGCGGGTGGCGGAGACCCTGATGCGCGCCTTCCGCGCGCTCCAGCGCGAGCCCCATCTCGCCGACGCGATGGCGCGGGCGCTGACGTTCGCGGACCGCAGCGTCAGCGCCGAGGTGGACGCGGTGTCCCGGCGGACCGCGGCGATCATCCTGGACGCCACCGGCCTCACCGACCCGACGCCCGACCAGCTCTCGGCGATCCGGGTGATCGAGCACACCTGGCACGCCACGCTGATCGCCTGGCTCTCCGGCCGCGCGTCGATCTCCCAGGTGCGCGCCGACCTCGACACCGTCTGCCGCCTGATCGACCTGCCCCCGGCGGGGTGA
- a CDS encoding bifunctional glycosyltransferase 87/phosphatase PAP2 family protein — protein sequence MVNTEQGVCGRTAASRIGAARAALWLVAALLAARQTAAVLTRPPGERLVDLEAWTGPQGVPHLSGPLYDAGRFTGTPFAGLVLRPFADSAQQTLGVVWTFGTLLLVVAIGLVVSRALPVPVSRRSTLLAAPVAVSLLMLSLPVRGSFHLGQTGVIPVLLVLLGCFAARGERSAGLLVGLGAALQPTVLLFAPLLWFTGRRRAAVGAAGTFAGLTALAWAVHPGDSWAYWIHHVAGAGLGGGPGGPANQSLHGALLRLGLQGPAEIALCAALAVVVTVLGLRRAVRYAGDGQMLLAVAITGCVAVAVSPTAWQHQLLWVLLAVVGRVGRRAGDRLLWPVLVVLVTTLPGSMLLPDLVPLHPLRDNTLLVAALAAACGVPFLRLGSPYFRRPVPTEYARPAPARWGAVPLLPFWRRALSRPNLLLELLVIRAGYSVYSHIRAAATGGVDAAEAHARQVLSLERALGIDIEHTANHLVAGVPWAEAFFDFYYTSFHFTVPLAVLGVLWVRRPADFRWARTSLAFATLLALLGFWLYPLAPPRLMPGLGYIDTVHGPQDLANPDYGAMTAVTNQYAAMPSLHFGWALWCGLVVLALAPGLWTKLLGLLHPLFTVCAIVATANHWVLDAVGGALVVGAGFALTHVLSGRRALLLPPRSVPPARAAGTTDAPARTHA from the coding sequence GTGGTGAACACGGAGCAGGGCGTGTGCGGCAGGACGGCGGCTTCGAGGATCGGCGCGGCCAGGGCGGCGCTCTGGCTGGTGGCGGCCCTGCTCGCCGCACGGCAGACGGCGGCCGTCCTCACCCGGCCCCCCGGCGAGCGCCTCGTCGACCTGGAGGCCTGGACCGGTCCGCAGGGCGTGCCGCACCTGAGCGGTCCGCTCTACGACGCCGGCCGCTTCACCGGCACCCCGTTCGCCGGGCTTGTGCTCAGACCCTTCGCCGACTCCGCCCAGCAGACCCTGGGGGTGGTCTGGACGTTCGGCACCCTGCTGCTGGTCGTCGCCATCGGGCTGGTGGTCTCGCGGGCCCTGCCGGTGCCCGTCTCACGGCGCAGCACCCTGCTCGCGGCCCCCGTCGCCGTCAGCCTGCTGATGCTGTCGCTGCCGGTGCGGGGCAGCTTCCACCTCGGGCAGACCGGCGTCATCCCGGTGCTCCTGGTGCTGCTCGGCTGCTTCGCCGCGCGCGGGGAGCGGTCGGCCGGGCTGCTCGTCGGCCTCGGCGCCGCCCTCCAGCCCACCGTGCTGCTCTTCGCGCCGCTGCTGTGGTTCACCGGCCGCCGCCGGGCCGCCGTCGGCGCGGCGGGCACCTTCGCCGGACTCACCGCGCTCGCCTGGGCGGTGCACCCGGGGGACTCCTGGGCGTACTGGATCCACCACGTGGCCGGAGCCGGCCTCGGCGGCGGCCCCGGCGGCCCGGCCAACCAGTCCCTGCACGGCGCCCTGCTGCGCCTCGGTCTCCAGGGCCCGGCGGAGATCGCCCTGTGCGCCGCGCTCGCCGTCGTCGTGACCGTGCTGGGCCTGCGCCGTGCCGTGCGGTACGCCGGGGACGGGCAGATGCTGCTGGCCGTCGCGATCACCGGCTGCGTCGCCGTCGCCGTCTCCCCGACCGCCTGGCAGCACCAGCTCCTGTGGGTGCTGCTCGCCGTCGTCGGCCGCGTCGGCAGGCGCGCGGGCGACCGCCTGCTGTGGCCCGTCCTGGTGGTCCTGGTGACGACCCTGCCGGGCTCGATGCTGCTGCCCGACCTGGTGCCGCTCCATCCGCTGCGGGACAACACCCTGCTGGTGGCCGCCCTCGCCGCCGCCTGCGGCGTCCCGTTCCTCCGGCTCGGCTCCCCGTACTTCCGTCGCCCGGTGCCCACCGAGTACGCGCGCCCGGCGCCCGCGCGGTGGGGTGCCGTGCCGCTGCTGCCGTTCTGGCGGCGGGCGCTCAGCCGCCCCAACCTGCTGCTGGAACTGCTGGTCATAAGAGCCGGATACTCGGTGTACTCGCACATCAGGGCCGCGGCCACCGGCGGTGTCGACGCCGCGGAGGCCCACGCCCGGCAGGTGCTGTCCCTGGAGCGGGCGCTCGGCATCGACATCGAGCACACGGCCAACCACCTGGTGGCCGGGGTGCCGTGGGCGGAGGCGTTCTTCGACTTCTACTACACGTCGTTCCACTTCACGGTCCCGCTCGCGGTCCTCGGAGTGCTCTGGGTCCGCCGCCCGGCCGACTTCCGCTGGGCCCGCACCTCACTGGCCTTCGCCACGCTCCTGGCGCTCCTCGGCTTCTGGCTCTATCCGCTGGCGCCGCCGCGGCTGATGCCCGGACTCGGCTACATCGACACCGTGCACGGCCCGCAGGACCTCGCCAACCCGGACTACGGGGCGATGACGGCCGTCACCAACCAGTACGCCGCCATGCCGTCGCTGCACTTCGGCTGGGCCCTGTGGTGCGGGCTGGTGGTGCTCGCGCTCGCGCCCGGGCTGTGGACGAAGCTGCTCGGCCTGCTGCACCCGCTGTTCACGGTGTGCGCGATCGTGGCGACCGCCAACCACTGGGTGCTGGACGCGGTGGGCGGCGCGCTGGTGGTCGGCGCCGGATTCGCCCTCACCCACGTCCTGTCGGGCCGGCGGGCGCTGCTGCTCCCGCCCCGCTCGGTGCCGCCCGCGCGGGCGGCCGGCACGACGGACGCACCGGCCCGCACACATGCGTGA